Proteins encoded by one window of Enterococcus faecalis:
- the tuf gene encoding elongation factor Tu, which yields MAKEKFDRSKSHVNIGTIGHVDHGKTTLTAAIATVLSKHGGGEAQSYDSIDNAPEEKERGITINTSHIEYETETRHYAHVDCPGHADYVKNMITGAAQMDGAILVVSAADGPMPQTREHILLSRNVGVPYIVVFLNKMDMVDDEELLELVEMEVRDLLSEYDFPGDDVPVIAGSALKALEGDESYEEKILELMAAVDEYIPTPERDTDKPFMMPVEDVFSITGRGTVATGRVERGEVRVGDEVEIVGIKDETSKTTVTGVEMFRKLLDYAEAGDNIGALLRGVAREDIERGQVLAKPATITPHTKFKAEVYVLSKEEGGRHTPFFTNYRPQFYFRTTDVTGVVELPEGTEMVMPGDNVAMDVELIHPIAIEDGTRFSIREGGRTVGSGVVTEIVK from the coding sequence ATGGCAAAAGAAAAATTTGACCGTTCTAAATCCCATGTTAACATTGGTACTATCGGACACGTTGACCATGGTAAAACTACATTAACAGCTGCAATTGCTACTGTATTATCAAAACACGGTGGCGGGGAAGCACAAAGCTACGATTCTATCGATAACGCTCCAGAAGAAAAAGAACGTGGAATCACAATCAACACTTCTCATATCGAATATGAAACTGAAACTCGTCACTATGCACACGTTGACTGCCCAGGACACGCGGACTACGTTAAAAACATGATCACTGGTGCTGCTCAAATGGACGGAGCTATCTTAGTAGTTTCTGCTGCTGATGGTCCTATGCCTCAAACACGTGAACATATCTTATTATCACGTAACGTTGGTGTACCATACATCGTTGTATTCTTAAACAAAATGGATATGGTTGATGACGAAGAATTATTAGAATTAGTAGAAATGGAAGTTCGTGACTTATTATCAGAATACGATTTCCCAGGCGATGATGTTCCAGTTATCGCAGGTTCTGCTTTGAAAGCTTTAGAAGGCGACGAGTCTTATGAAGAAAAAATCTTAGAATTAATGGCTGCAGTTGACGAATATATCCCAACTCCAGAACGTGATACTGACAAACCATTCATGATGCCAGTCGAAGACGTATTCTCAATCACTGGACGTGGTACTGTTGCTACAGGCCGTGTTGAACGTGGTGAAGTTCGCGTTGGTGACGAAGTTGAAATCGTTGGTATTAAAGACGAAACATCTAAAACAACTGTTACAGGTGTTGAAATGTTCCGTAAATTATTAGACTACGCTGAAGCAGGCGACAACATCGGTGCTTTATTACGTGGTGTTGCACGTGAAGATATCGAACGTGGACAAGTATTAGCTAAACCAGCTACAATCACTCCACACACAAAATTCAAAGCTGAAGTATACGTATTATCAAAAGAAGAAGGCGGACGTCACACTCCATTCTTCACTAACTATCGTCCTCAATTCTACTTCCGTACAACAGACGTTACTGGTGTTGTAGAATTGCCAGAAGGTACTGAAATGGTAATGCCTGGTGATAACGTTGCTATGGACGTTGAATTAATTCACCCAATCGCTATCGAAGACGGAACTCGTTTCTCTATTCGTGAAGGCGGACGTACTGTAGGTTCAGGCGTTGTTACTGAAATCGTTAAATAA
- a CDS encoding FecCD family ABC transporter permease — translation MKGISGFYRHQWQVLLVCLFLLIGTMLLSLMFGATSVSIQTIIESFRHFDATNQAHQVIQTVRLPRILGAAFVGASLAVSGALAQGITQNPLADSGLLGINAGAGLGLALVFAFLPQASYWWLLVVSFLGAGVSVALIYYLSNHSIRGASPMRLTLVGAGISALFLSFSQFLAIQFNLSQELTFWFLGGVSVISWAQLKIVVPIFLGAFALAILISPSVTILRFGDDATIGLGRNPQRIRLFASITILLLSGLSVALVGSVSFVGLVVPHVMRTVSGENYRRLIPFSALGGTLLVLVADLIARMVNPPFETPFGIITALIGIPFFLYLFRKGGQLG, via the coding sequence ATGAAAGGCATAAGCGGATTTTATAGACACCAATGGCAAGTGTTACTTGTCTGTCTTTTTTTGCTAATTGGGACAATGCTTCTGTCATTGATGTTTGGTGCGACGTCGGTTTCGATTCAAACGATTATTGAATCATTTAGGCACTTCGATGCGACCAATCAAGCGCATCAAGTCATCCAAACGGTTCGGTTGCCGCGGATTTTAGGGGCCGCTTTTGTGGGAGCAAGTTTAGCGGTGAGTGGGGCGTTAGCGCAAGGGATTACACAAAACCCATTGGCAGATTCTGGCTTGCTGGGTATCAATGCTGGAGCTGGCTTGGGCTTAGCGCTTGTTTTTGCTTTCCTCCCTCAGGCAAGTTATTGGTGGCTTTTAGTTGTTTCTTTTCTTGGTGCCGGCGTGAGTGTGGCACTGATTTATTATCTTTCTAATCATTCAATTCGAGGAGCAAGCCCCATGCGTCTGACCTTGGTGGGGGCTGGTATTAGTGCCCTTTTTTTATCATTTAGTCAATTCTTAGCCATTCAGTTCAATTTGAGTCAAGAGTTAACGTTTTGGTTTCTTGGCGGTGTCAGCGTTATTTCTTGGGCACAATTAAAAATAGTCGTTCCTATCTTTCTGGGCGCATTTGCATTAGCAATTCTGATTAGTCCGTCGGTGACTATTTTACGGTTTGGCGATGATGCAACAATTGGTTTGGGGCGAAATCCGCAGCGTATTCGGTTGTTTGCCAGTATAACGATTTTGCTTTTATCAGGATTGTCTGTGGCGCTGGTTGGCTCGGTCAGTTTTGTTGGTTTGGTGGTGCCTCATGTGATGCGAACAGTTTCTGGAGAAAATTACCGTCGCTTGATTCCGTTCTCAGCGTTAGGCGGTACGCTCCTCGTTTTGGTGGCAGATTTAATCGCTCGAATGGTGAATCCGCCTTTTGAAACACCATTTGGGATTATCACGGCCTTAATTGGCATCCCATTCTTTCTTTATTTATTTCGTAAAGGAGGGCAACTAGGATGA
- the gpmA gene encoding 2,3-diphosphoglycerate-dependent phosphoglycerate mutase, which translates to MPKLVFSRHGLSEWNALNQFTGWADVDLAPEGVEEAKEGGRKIKEAGIEFDVAYTSVLTRAIKTCNYLLEYSDQLWVPQIKSWRLNERHYGKLQGLNKKETAEKYGDEQVHIWRRSYDTLPPLMEATDEGSAANDRRYAMLDQRDIPGGENLKVTLERALPFWQDEIAPALKDNKTVLVAAHGNSLRALAKHIEGISDEDIMDLEIPTGKPLVYELNDDLTVKEKYYL; encoded by the coding sequence ATGCCAAAATTAGTTTTTTCTCGTCATGGACTTAGCGAATGGAATGCCTTAAACCAATTTACTGGATGGGCTGACGTAGATTTAGCACCTGAAGGTGTTGAAGAAGCAAAAGAAGGCGGCCGTAAAATTAAAGAAGCAGGCATCGAATTCGACGTTGCTTATACTTCTGTTTTAACTCGTGCCATCAAAACTTGTAACTATTTACTAGAATACTCAGATCAATTATGGGTACCTCAAATCAAATCTTGGCGCTTAAACGAACGTCACTATGGTAAATTACAAGGACTAAACAAAAAAGAAACTGCTGAAAAATACGGAGACGAACAAGTCCACATCTGGCGTCGTTCTTACGATACTCTTCCTCCATTAATGGAAGCAACAGATGAAGGTTCTGCAGCAAACGACCGTCGTTATGCAATGTTAGACCAACGCGATATTCCTGGTGGCGAAAACTTGAAAGTTACTTTGGAACGTGCATTACCATTCTGGCAAGATGAAATTGCGCCAGCTTTAAAAGACAACAAAACTGTCTTAGTAGCGGCTCATGGTAATTCATTACGTGCTTTAGCTAAACACATCGAAGGCATTTCTGATGAAGATATTATGGATCTTGAAATCCCAACAGGTAAACCATTAGTTTATGAATTAAACGATGATTTAACTGTGAAAGAAAAATACTACTTATAA
- a CDS encoding ABC transporter ATP-binding protein — translation MVMNYLEAEDLTTGYGRQVISEALNCSFEAGTITSIIGPNGCGKSTLLKTLARILLAEKGKVFIKNQELQHFSSKEVAQELAILSQTPENTIDLSVFDLVSFGRYPYQSGWKSVTAEDQEYIQWALELTGLTELARESVAILSGGQRQRVWIAMALVQDTDILILDEPTTYLDPAHQLEILNVLKRINQEHQKTIVMTIHDINLASRFSDRVIAMKEGKIINEGTPQEVITVTGLADVFAIQAEISYHSQTQRPLVLSYELMEMELDG, via the coding sequence ATGGTTATGAATTATTTAGAGGCAGAGGACTTAACTACAGGATATGGTCGTCAAGTGATTAGTGAAGCGCTGAACTGTTCATTTGAAGCGGGAACTATTACAAGTATTATTGGACCAAATGGTTGTGGCAAATCGACCTTGTTAAAAACACTTGCGCGTATTTTGCTAGCTGAGAAAGGCAAGGTGTTCATTAAGAACCAAGAACTTCAACATTTTTCTTCAAAAGAAGTGGCGCAAGAACTAGCGATCTTATCACAAACGCCAGAAAATACAATCGATTTATCTGTTTTTGACCTCGTCTCTTTCGGGCGATATCCTTATCAATCGGGCTGGAAAAGCGTCACCGCAGAAGATCAAGAGTACATACAATGGGCATTAGAATTAACAGGCTTAACTGAGTTAGCTAGAGAGTCTGTGGCAATTTTATCAGGTGGACAACGGCAACGGGTTTGGATTGCTATGGCGCTAGTGCAGGATACAGATATTTTAATTTTAGATGAACCGACCACCTATTTGGATCCAGCGCATCAGCTAGAAATTTTAAATGTGTTAAAACGAATTAATCAAGAACATCAGAAAACCATCGTGATGACGATTCATGATATTAATTTAGCTTCTCGTTTTTCTGATCGCGTGATTGCGATGAAAGAGGGAAAGATTATCAATGAGGGAACACCGCAAGAAGTGATTACTGTTACTGGCTTAGCAGATGTTTTCGCTATTCAAGCAGAAATTAGTTATCATAGTCAGACACAGCGGCCACTAGTACTTTCTTATGAGTTGATGGAAATGGAGCTGGATGGATGA
- a CDS encoding iron-containing alcohol dehydrogenase, which yields MEDERMENFNFYVPTDIRFGKDRLDELPAVLDQFGKNVLLVYGGGSIKRNGLYQQITDLAQKNGHTLIELSGVEPNPRIETVRKGIELCKENQVDVILAVGGGSTIDCSKAIAAGFYSEEDIWTVIAARKGYTGPALPIVTILTLAATGSEMNAGAVISNLETNQKLGFGGPNMIPKVSFLDPTNTFTVPQNQTAAGSADIFSHLIENYFSISTGTDVQDFVSEGLMRTVIKNCPIALENPEDYDARANLMWASSLALNGLTGRGKQGVWSCHPMEHELSAFYDITHGIGLAILTPRWMNYVLSEQTVGKFAQFARNVWGIVEQEEEVAAKKGIQALYDYFVACGIPMTLPEVGIEADKFEEMAQQAVAHSAIAEKAYVPLDVADIVAIYKDCLTESQFI from the coding sequence ATGGAGGATGAAAGAATGGAAAACTTTAATTTTTATGTACCAACAGACATCCGTTTTGGGAAAGATCGTTTAGACGAATTACCTGCTGTGTTAGATCAATTTGGCAAAAATGTCTTACTTGTTTATGGTGGCGGTAGTATCAAACGTAATGGCTTGTACCAACAAATTACTGATTTGGCCCAAAAAAACGGGCATACATTGATTGAGTTGAGCGGTGTCGAACCAAACCCGCGCATTGAAACCGTTAGAAAAGGAATTGAGTTGTGTAAAGAAAACCAAGTCGATGTTATTTTAGCAGTTGGCGGTGGTTCGACCATTGATTGTTCCAAAGCAATTGCTGCGGGCTTTTATTCGGAAGAAGATATCTGGACAGTTATTGCAGCCAGAAAAGGGTATACTGGTCCTGCTTTACCAATAGTGACCATCTTGACTTTAGCAGCAACAGGTAGTGAAATGAACGCAGGTGCTGTCATTTCTAACTTAGAAACCAATCAAAAATTAGGCTTTGGTGGTCCGAATATGATTCCAAAAGTTTCGTTCTTGGATCCAACGAATACTTTTACGGTTCCTCAAAATCAAACAGCAGCTGGCTCAGCGGATATTTTCAGTCATTTGATTGAAAACTATTTTAGTATTTCGACAGGCACGGACGTCCAAGATTTTGTGTCAGAAGGCTTAATGCGAACGGTTATCAAAAATTGTCCTATTGCTTTAGAAAATCCAGAAGATTATGATGCACGTGCTAATTTAATGTGGGCAAGTAGTTTAGCCTTAAATGGTTTAACAGGGCGCGGCAAACAAGGTGTTTGGTCTTGTCACCCAATGGAACATGAATTAAGTGCGTTTTATGACATTACGCATGGGATTGGCTTAGCAATTTTAACGCCTCGTTGGATGAATTACGTTTTGTCTGAACAAACCGTAGGCAAGTTTGCACAGTTTGCTCGAAATGTTTGGGGAATAGTCGAACAAGAAGAGGAAGTAGCAGCGAAAAAAGGTATTCAAGCATTATATGATTACTTTGTGGCTTGTGGCATTCCAATGACATTACCAGAAGTTGGTATCGAAGCAGATAAATTTGAAGAAATGGCACAACAAGCTGTGGCCCATAGTGCAATTGCCGAAAAGGCTTATGTACCATTGGATGTAGCGGACATAGTAGCGATTTATAAAGATTGTTTAACCGAAAGTCAATTTATTTAA
- the fusA gene encoding elongation factor G, whose product MAREFSLEKTRNIGIMAHVDAGKTTTTERILYYTGKIHKIGETHEGASQMDWMEQEQERGITITSAATTAQWKGYRVNIIDTPGHVDFTIEVQRSLRVLDGAVTVLDSQSGVEPQTETVWRQATEYKVPRIVFCNKMDKIGADFFYSVESLHDRLQANAHPIQIPIGAEEDFTGIIDLIKMKAEIYTNDLGTDIQETDIPEDYLEKAQEWREKLVEAVAETDEDLMMKYLEGEEITEEELVAGIRQATINVEFFPVLAGSAFKNKGVQLMLDAVLDYLPSPLDIDAIKGIDTKTDEETTRPADDEAPFASLAFKVMTDPFVGRLTFFRVYSGVLESGSYVLNASKGKKERIGRILQMHANTRQEIDKVYSGDIAAAVGLKDTTTGDTLCALDAPVILESIEFPDPVIQVAVEPKSKADQDKMGVALQKLAEEDPSFRVETNVETGETVISGMGELHLDVLVDRMKREFKVEANVGAPQVSYRETFRAATKAEGKFVRQSGGKGQYGHVWVEFTPNEEGKGFEFENAIVGGVVPREYIPAVEKGLEDSMNNGVLAGYPLVDIKAKLYDGSYHDVDSNETAFRVAASMALKAAAKNANPVILEPMMKVTITVPEDYLGDIMGHVTSRRGRVEGMEAHGNSQIVNAMVPLAEMFGYATTLRSATQGRGTFMMVFDHYEDVPKSVQEEIIKKNGGNA is encoded by the coding sequence ATGGCAAGAGAATTTTCACTTGAAAAAACTCGTAACATTGGTATCATGGCCCACGTTGATGCTGGTAAAACAACAACAACTGAGCGTATCTTGTACTACACTGGTAAAATCCATAAAATCGGTGAAACCCATGAAGGTGCTTCACAAATGGACTGGATGGAACAAGAACAAGAACGTGGTATCACGATTACATCCGCTGCGACAACTGCACAGTGGAAAGGCTACCGTGTAAATATCATCGATACTCCAGGACACGTGGACTTCACAATTGAAGTACAACGTTCTCTACGCGTATTAGATGGTGCGGTAACAGTTCTTGACTCTCAATCAGGTGTAGAACCTCAAACAGAAACTGTTTGGCGTCAAGCGACTGAATATAAAGTTCCTCGTATTGTATTCTGTAACAAAATGGATAAAATCGGTGCGGACTTCTTCTATTCAGTAGAATCATTACATGATCGTTTACAAGCAAACGCTCATCCAATTCAAATTCCAATCGGAGCTGAAGAAGACTTCACTGGAATCATTGACTTGATTAAAATGAAAGCTGAAATCTACACAAATGATTTGGGAACAGATATTCAAGAAACTGATATTCCTGAAGATTATTTAGAAAAAGCGCAAGAATGGCGCGAAAAATTAGTTGAAGCTGTTGCTGAAACTGACGAAGACTTAATGATGAAATATCTTGAAGGTGAAGAAATCACTGAAGAAGAATTAGTCGCTGGTATCCGTCAAGCAACAATCAACGTTGAGTTCTTCCCTGTATTAGCTGGTTCAGCATTCAAGAATAAAGGGGTTCAATTAATGTTGGACGCTGTTCTTGATTACTTACCATCTCCATTAGATATCGATGCTATCAAAGGGATCGATACTAAAACAGACGAAGAAACAACTCGTCCAGCTGATGACGAAGCACCTTTCGCTTCATTAGCATTTAAAGTTATGACTGACCCATTCGTAGGTCGTTTAACTTTCTTCCGTGTTTATTCTGGTGTCCTTGAAAGTGGTTCATACGTATTGAACGCTTCAAAAGGCAAAAAAGAACGTATCGGTCGTATCCTACAAATGCACGCCAACACTCGTCAAGAAATTGACAAAGTGTACTCTGGTGATATCGCTGCTGCTGTTGGTCTAAAAGACACAACAACTGGTGATACATTATGTGCATTAGATGCACCAGTTATTCTTGAATCTATTGAATTCCCTGACCCAGTTATCCAAGTCGCTGTTGAACCTAAATCAAAAGCTGACCAAGATAAAATGGGCGTGGCTCTACAAAAACTTGCTGAAGAAGATCCATCATTCCGCGTTGAAACAAACGTTGAAACTGGTGAAACAGTTATCTCTGGTATGGGTGAATTGCACTTAGACGTTTTAGTAGACCGTATGAAACGTGAATTCAAAGTTGAAGCTAACGTAGGTGCTCCTCAAGTATCTTACCGCGAAACATTCCGTGCTGCGACTAAAGCAGAAGGTAAATTCGTTCGTCAGTCTGGTGGTAAAGGACAATACGGTCACGTATGGGTTGAATTTACACCAAATGAAGAAGGTAAAGGCTTCGAGTTTGAAAACGCAATTGTCGGTGGTGTGGTTCCTCGTGAATACATCCCAGCAGTTGAAAAAGGGTTAGAAGACTCTATGAACAACGGTGTTCTTGCTGGTTATCCATTAGTTGATATCAAAGCAAAACTTTACGATGGTTCATACCACGATGTCGATTCAAATGAAACGGCCTTCCGTGTAGCTGCTTCTATGGCATTGAAAGCTGCGGCTAAAAATGCAAACCCAGTTATTTTAGAACCAATGATGAAAGTTACAATTACTGTTCCTGAAGATTACTTAGGTGATATCATGGGACACGTAACAAGTCGTCGTGGACGTGTTGAAGGTATGGAAGCACACGGTAACTCTCAAATCGTTAATGCGATGGTACCTTTAGCTGAAATGTTTGGTTATGCTACAACATTACGTTCAGCAACACAAGGACGCGGTACATTTATGATGGTATTTGACCACTATGAAGACGTACCTAAGTCTGTTCAAGAAGAAATCATCAAGAAAAACGGCGGCAACGCATAA
- the rpsL gene encoding 30S ribosomal protein S12, translated as MPTINQLVRKPRKSKVEKSDSPALNKGYNSFKKTQTNVNSPQKRGVCTRVGTMTPKKPNSALRKYARVRLSNLIEVTAYIPGIGHNLQEHSVVLLRGGRVKDLPGVRYHIVRGALDTAGVNDRKQSRSKYGTKRPKA; from the coding sequence ATGCCTACAATTAACCAATTAGTACGTAAACCTCGTAAATCTAAAGTAGAAAAATCTGATTCACCAGCCTTAAACAAAGGATATAACAGTTTTAAGAAAACTCAAACAAACGTTAACTCTCCGCAAAAACGTGGAGTTTGTACACGTGTGGGTACGATGACACCTAAAAAACCGAACTCAGCTTTACGTAAATATGCCCGTGTTCGTTTGTCAAACTTAATCGAAGTTACAGCTTATATCCCAGGTATCGGTCACAACTTACAAGAACACAGCGTGGTATTATTACGTGGTGGACGTGTAAAAGACTTACCAGGGGTACGTTACCATATCGTTCGTGGTGCGCTTGATACTGCCGGTGTTAACGACCGTAAACAAAGCCGCTCTAAATACGGTACAAAACGTCCTAAAGCTTAA
- the rpsG gene encoding 30S ribosomal protein S7, with protein sequence MPRKGPVAKRDVLPDPIYNSKLVTRLINRVMVDGKRGIAANIIYNSFDIIKESTGNDPLEVFEQAMKNVMPVLEVKARRVGGSNYQVPVEVRPERRTTLGLRWVVNYARLRGEHTMEERLAKEIMDAANNTGASVKKREDTHKMADANRAFAHYRW encoded by the coding sequence ATGCCTCGTAAAGGTCCTGTTGCAAAACGTGATGTTTTACCAGATCCAATTTATAACTCAAAATTAGTAACTCGCTTAATCAACCGTGTAATGGTTGACGGTAAACGCGGGATTGCTGCTAACATTATCTATAATTCATTTGATATCATCAAAGAATCTACAGGTAACGATCCATTGGAAGTTTTTGAACAAGCAATGAAAAACGTTATGCCTGTTCTTGAAGTTAAAGCACGTCGTGTTGGGGGTTCTAACTACCAAGTACCAGTTGAAGTTCGTCCAGAACGTCGTACAACTTTAGGTTTACGTTGGGTAGTTAACTACGCACGTCTACGTGGTGAACACACAATGGAAGAACGTCTAGCGAAAGAAATCATGGATGCTGCTAACAACACTGGCGCTTCTGTTAAAAAACGCGAAGACACACACAAAATGGCAGACGCAAACCGCGCATTTGCTCATTATCGTTGGTAA
- a CDS encoding recombinase family protein has translation MKRIGYARTTIIEDDLKNQLTTLQSFGCDDIFQETFDPQAEISVLDEVEKLLSAGDTLIVCKLHHLGKTTRQLTDFMKMLKEKQVDFVSISEGIDTHLPTGEAYFQLMESLSAMECALIKERTLVGLHKARENGKVGGRPKIDGRTVRKIRALYYENKETIQFISNKCGVSVGTCYKYINLPETDVERLYS, from the coding sequence ATGAAACGAATTGGTTATGCACGCACAACTATTATTGAAGACGATTTAAAAAATCAACTAACCACTCTCCAATCGTTTGGTTGTGATGATATTTTCCAAGAGACATTTGATCCTCAAGCGGAGATCAGTGTCTTAGACGAAGTCGAAAAACTTCTTTCTGCTGGGGATACACTTATTGTTTGTAAATTGCACCATTTAGGTAAAACAACCCGCCAATTAACAGACTTTATGAAAATGTTAAAGGAAAAACAAGTTGATTTTGTCAGCATTTCAGAAGGAATTGATACTCACCTTCCAACAGGTGAAGCCTATTTCCAATTAATGGAGAGCTTATCTGCGATGGAATGTGCACTAATTAAAGAACGAACACTCGTCGGGCTCCACAAAGCTCGTGAAAACGGAAAAGTAGGTGGACGTCCAAAAATCGATGGACGCACCGTCCGCAAAATCCGTGCATTATATTATGAAAACAAAGAAACAATCCAATTTATTTCTAATAAATGCGGCGTTTCGGTGGGCACTTGTTATAAGTACATCAATTTACCTGAGACAGATGTCGAGCGGCTGTATTCCTAA
- a CDS encoding FecCD family ABC transporter permease gives MTQKKVSRWVAILIVGIILTACISLTQGELSVSVMDLKALLLGQGSQAKQLLVWDFRLPRIVLAVLAGAALGLSGAILQGITRNPLADTGILGINAGAGLAVILFISFVETTSITTFALPLVALVGGLLAAVGILVIAYHHRLGLTPVRMVLAGVILSTGISALTLLITSKIDTEKYRFVTVWQAGSIWGSNWFFVGALLPWLVIGFFFAMKRHRLLDILQLGDETAISVGIAVKKERIVSLLLAVMLAASAISVTGGINFLGLLAPHIARKCGFTQQKQVLPLAALFGSLLLLVSDTIGRLLPGNGEMPAGIIVAIIGAPYFLYLLIKTSDSL, from the coding sequence ATGACACAGAAAAAAGTGTCTCGTTGGGTGGCTATCTTAATAGTTGGGATTATCCTAACTGCTTGTATCAGTTTAACGCAAGGGGAATTATCTGTTTCCGTCATGGATTTAAAAGCCCTTCTTTTGGGACAGGGAAGTCAGGCCAAACAACTGTTAGTTTGGGATTTTCGGTTACCACGGATTGTGCTTGCGGTCCTAGCGGGCGCAGCTTTAGGCTTAAGCGGCGCTATTCTTCAAGGGATTACTCGGAATCCGTTAGCAGATACTGGGATTTTAGGCATTAATGCGGGTGCGGGTTTGGCAGTGATTTTGTTTATTAGTTTTGTTGAGACGACAAGTATCACAACGTTTGCACTTCCGCTCGTGGCCTTAGTTGGCGGCTTGCTAGCGGCTGTTGGGATTTTGGTAATCGCGTATCATCATCGTTTAGGATTGACGCCAGTTCGAATGGTCTTAGCGGGTGTCATTTTGAGTACGGGTATTTCAGCACTCACCTTATTAATTACATCAAAAATTGACACTGAAAAGTACCGTTTTGTTACAGTGTGGCAAGCAGGCAGTATCTGGGGCAGTAATTGGTTCTTTGTGGGCGCTTTGTTGCCTTGGCTAGTCATTGGGTTCTTTTTTGCGATGAAGCGTCATCGTCTGTTGGATATTTTACAATTGGGGGACGAAACAGCTATTTCTGTAGGTATTGCTGTGAAAAAAGAACGAATCGTTTCGTTGCTGTTAGCGGTGATGTTGGCGGCATCAGCGATTTCCGTTACAGGGGGAATTAATTTTTTAGGTTTACTTGCGCCACATATTGCTCGCAAATGTGGTTTTACGCAACAAAAACAGGTATTGCCATTGGCGGCGTTGTTTGGGAGTTTACTTTTATTGGTTAGTGATACGATTGGTCGGCTATTGCCTGGCAATGGAGAAATGCCTGCAGGGATTATTGTTGCGATCATCGGTGCGCCTTATTTTCTTTATTTGTTAATCAAAACAAGCGATTCGTTATAA
- the rpiA gene encoding ribose-5-phosphate isomerase RpiA: MNLKQMVGIEAAKYVEDGMIVGLGTGSTAKFMVDEIGRRVKEEGLSIVGVTTSKETEKQALALGIPLKSIDEVPYVDLTIDGADEISADFQGIKGGGAALLFEKIVATYSKKCIWIVDKSKMVDDLGAFPLPVEVVPYGSCQLVHLFKEKGYHPALRLNAAGETLITDGGHHIIDLHLEKITDPEALGSYLDNLVGVVEHGLFLNMVSMVIVGYEDGPKTLHVPAR; encoded by the coding sequence ATGAATCTGAAACAAATGGTAGGAATCGAAGCTGCAAAATATGTAGAAGACGGCATGATTGTCGGTTTGGGTACTGGCTCAACAGCAAAATTTATGGTAGACGAAATTGGTCGTCGCGTAAAAGAAGAAGGATTGTCAATCGTAGGGGTTACTACTTCAAAAGAAACAGAGAAACAAGCCTTGGCCTTGGGCATTCCTTTAAAAAGTATTGATGAGGTTCCGTATGTGGATCTTACGATTGATGGCGCCGATGAAATCAGCGCTGATTTTCAAGGAATCAAAGGCGGTGGCGCTGCCTTACTTTTTGAAAAAATTGTGGCCACTTATTCAAAGAAATGTATTTGGATTGTGGATAAATCAAAAATGGTGGACGATTTAGGGGCTTTCCCACTTCCTGTTGAGGTTGTCCCTTATGGCAGCTGCCAACTAGTGCATTTATTTAAAGAAAAAGGCTATCACCCAGCACTTCGTCTAAACGCTGCTGGCGAAACATTAATAACAGATGGAGGCCACCATATCATCGATTTGCATTTAGAAAAAATTACAGATCCAGAAGCTTTAGGTTCTTATTTAGACAACTTGGTTGGCGTCGTTGAACACGGCTTATTTTTAAATATGGTTTCTATGGTAATCGTCGGTTATGAAGATGGACCGAAAACCTTACATGTTCCCGCACGTTAA